The Cloeon dipterum chromosome 3, ieCloDipt1.1, whole genome shotgun sequence genome includes a region encoding these proteins:
- the Rcd-1 gene encoding CCR4-NOT transcription complex subunit 9: MAASQQQSSPENERLYQWIVELSNPEIRENALLELSKKRESVHDLAPMLWHSFGTIASLLQEIINIYPAINPATLTAHQSNRVCNALALLQCVASHPETRSAFLQAHLPLFLYPFLYTVSKTRPFEYLRLTSLGVIGALVKTDEQEVITFLLTTEIIPLCLRIMESGSELSKTVATFILQKILLDESGLSYICQTYDRFSHVAMILGKMVLSLAKEPSSRLLKHVVRCYLRLSDNARAREALRQCLPDQLKDRTFGECLADDKSTKHWLTQLLKNLETSTPDINSLGVTLSAPVNLA, translated from the exons ATGGCCGCCTCTCAGCAGCAGTCAAGCCCAGAAAACGAGCGGCTCTACCAGTGGATCGTGGAGCTCTCTAATCCTGAAATCAGGGAGAACGCTTTGCTTGAGCTAAGCAAAAAGCGAGAGTCCGTACATGACCTGGCGCCCATGCTATGGCATTCATTTGGCACTATTGCTTCCCTCCTTCAG gaaattatcaatatttacCCAGCTATAAACCCTGCCACCCTGACGGCTCACCAGTCAAACAGGGTTTGCAATGCTTTGGCTCTCCTGCAGTGCGTGGCCAGCCATCCTGAAACCAG GTCTGCGTTTCTGCAAGCCCACCTGCCTTTGTTTCTCTACCCCTTCCTGTACACTGTGAGCAAAACACGTCCCTTTGAGTACCTGCGGCTGACTTCCCTTGGAGTCATCGGCGCCCTGGTGAAGACTGACGAGCAGGAGGTGATCACCTTCCTGCTCACCACTGAAATCATACCGCTCTGCCTTCGCATAATGGAGAGTGGCTCTGAGCTCAGCAAGACTGTCGCCACGTTCATTCTGCAGAAGATCCTGCTCGACGAGTCCGGCCTCAGCTACATCTGTCAGACCTACGACCGCTTCTCACATGTCGCCATGATTCTG GGTAAGATGGTGTTGTCCCTGGCGAAGGAGCCGTCGTCGCGTCTGCTGAAGCACGTAGTGAGATGCTACCTGCGCCTGTCCGACAACGCGAGAGCGCGCGAGGCCTTGCGTCAGTGCCTGCCAGACCAGCTGAAGGACCGCACCTTTGGCGAGTGCCTGGCCGACGACAAGAGCACCAAGCACTGGCTGACACAGCTGCTCAAGAACCTGGAGACGTCAACTCCTGATATCAACAGCCTGGGTGTCACCCTCAGCGCCCCGGTCAACTTGGCCTGA